The following is a genomic window from Thunnus maccoyii chromosome 13, fThuMac1.1, whole genome shotgun sequence.
ACCAGTGGTTCTTAACCTTTTTGGCTTGCGACCCTTTACAAAGCCTCTGGTTAGGACTCCTTGTCgtatttcagatgtctatgagctGCCAGCAGGTTCCTCCAAAGATGCATTTCccttctaaacttctcacatggtttcatttaaataatagtTTGAAGTCTTAAGAGTAGTATCTAATGTTTCACAAGAGGGCACGGATTAAAGAAtagttaaaaatatgaatacaaaatGTGTGCTAAAGaactttatttttgttctttcctGCCACATTAATCCTCTCATGATCAGATTTATCTTTGACCCTTTGACCCccaggttggaaaccactgggcCAAACTACTATGttataaaaaactgaatataaagtagttaaaagtAGCTCCACCTTcaccagctacaacagtaacatgctgcttatgTATTCATACAACAGTACTAACAATCtaatattatttttcaaaaaagagtacttttacttttgatgctttaaatacatttagcttatactatttctgtatttttacttaGTTAGAATATTTAATGCAGGACATTTACatgtaatgcagtatttttattttatattattggtacttttacctAAGTAAAGAATCTGAGTACTTCAGTACTTCCATTTTCAAACACTGAAtacatcatgaaaagaaaacatgacactAGTTTAAAATCATTCCAGattatcttttatttcattGCCCTTGTCCAATTCCCTGCCCTCCCTTGTTCTTATTGCTGCACTCAATCATTACAAGGATATGGTGCTGATTCCATTTTACAGCagaatagataaataaataagtacaaTTCATCTCACTACAcgcaaaaagagagaaaaaaaaatccattcaaaccattgatttaataaatatgCTTACATCTAGCTGTCCTCATTTATGTACATCCACATTGTTTATGCTTTGGGACGGTAATCAACTTAGAAAGCCTATACATTACTTCTATATGTAAACCctccagaaaaaacaaaacaaaacatttcttttgtttaaaagtCGACGGTTGTTCTATTTTCCTTCAGTGAGTGGAATTCATCAGCTTTGCCTACGTTACAAAGCCTTGCACTAGCAGCAGTGGCTGTGGGCAGCCGCATACAACCTGCTTTAATGGCCACAAAGACATCTTTTTCAAGTCAAATGCTAACGGTCCCAGCATTGCAGGGCAAACTGCATGCATTGCCCTGAGCCCTGGTTTtgcattatttcttttttcccccgTTTACCTGACATAATCTTTGTGCAAAGATGGATGAGAAAGAAAGTTGTACTGGGAGTGTGAATCTTGATGATTGTTACAGTATGCCAGTCTTTCATATAAACAAGGAGCACGCATGCTAAACTGATGATCGCAGCCATGtagagatgaatgaatgaatgaattaattaatgagAGAATATGTGAACTGTAATTTGGAAGTGGTGCTAACATCAAGATGCTCTACAGAGAACAGTGTGGACTGCAATGATTTGAAAGGCAGGAGCTGCTACTTTTCTGAACTTTATCTTAACTTTGACCTCAAACAGGAGGATGTGGTTTTGGACTAATTGCACAACATCTGGGTTGAAGTTTAATCCCTTAATGGCACTGCTGTCCATAGTTTGttcaatcaaatgaaaatctACTGTTGTCCACTGGGGATGAAGTCCATTACTGCCCCACAGGGTTTCAGCATTATCACACATCTAGAAATCTCCTTGAGCTACACTATAGACAAAGACATCACGCTTGCTGTCGTACAACTGTGGATTTAACTCGTTTTAGGCTGGAAGGTTTGGAGtgatggaggagagaagagaggcagaGTGATAGTAAGAAGGAATGGACTGCTCAGTGTAAAAAGTGCTGATGAGTTTTTGCTGCTGGGGACAGAGCTTTTGATGGTTTGTTTGGGTGGATAGCAGAGAGCAAGTTTGGCTTGTTTTCCCCAAGCATGTTAAGCCTAAGGTGTCACATATCTGTCCCGATGCAGGTCAGTGGTCATAGAAGATCTTAGACTTAAGATGCTTGAAGGGAAATGAGGTCCGCCGGCCTTCACATGGAGATGCTGCTGTAGAGCTGGTCGATCTTATCCTTGAAGAACTCCTTCAGCTCCGGTCTCTTAGCCTTTAATGTTGGAGTCAGGAGGCCGTTTTCAATGGAGAACATCTCGTTATGGATGTAGATGTTCTTCACCTTTAATAGGAAAAATCATTAGAAATCATCAGAAAAGATGTCAAAGTTAAGGTTGTTGACATTATTACTTTCATCAAGAACAATTTTAGTCAGCTTATATAAAGTTAAAAAGTGTATATAACATGTCATATATGCAACAAGCCATATTCAAAACAAGTATCTCTGTTTACAACTCTTAACAAAAGATGATGCAACATAGTTATTTATGTAACACGCTTTCAGAGACACTCTGTTTCACATTCATAAACGTgatgatgtttatgttttgctGTGTACAGTAACTACAGTATATCTATAACCTGCTTcagtgaaaatatttgtttgttcgCTTATCCTGAGTGATTTGTGAACAACTGCCTTGCTCAAGGACTGTATAAAGATATACAATACATGGTCATATTATAGCCTCAAGACCAAGGTTTTTGTATATATTTCCCAAGGAAAATACAGCCACAACAAAAGGCAGACCAAATAtccatactgtatatttttgccTAAAACCCAAACATATAACATACAGTTACAGTACAACAACCGCATGCTTACCTGCTCAAAAGAGTGCAGGCAACTGGCTTTGCCGAGACGCACCAAATCTTCAAGGATTGCCTTCTTCAGAACCTGTTAACAAAAGAAGTACTCTTCCTTAGAGCATTCTCAACATCTATTATTAACAGCGTTATTTGGGGGTTAATTGTATTGAACAAGTGTTTGAGCCACGTGCCACCTACCGTGTTTTTACAGAGGTCTTTATAGGTGCCTAGTATGCCTTTCTTCTTGGCCCATTCAGGCATCACTTCTGGGTCAGGAACCACAATTCCCACCAAACAGGACTGTGTggatcaaacacaaacataagataaaaatgtcaaaagattGTGTGCTAATCCAGTGTCAAAATCAGCACCAGATAAGTGAGCACGTACTTTATTTGTCATGGTTTCATATGGAGTAAGAACTTAAGAACTCTCAGGCTCTCAGGAGCCACTAATATTTTCACGCCTTGGAAAAGCTAAGAATCTGAGCTGGAAACCTGCGCTTATCAAGGTCTATGAGACATCAAgatactgtgtttgtgtgtgagtgtatcaGTTCTCTTACCTGCAGGCTGTCTCCATGAACATAGAGCTGTGCCACAGGTTCACTCCTAATGTAGATGTTCTCGATCTTCTCAGGGGAGATGTACTCGCCCTGCGCCAGCTTGAAGATGTGCTTCTTCCTGTCAATAATCTTCAGCGTGCCATTCTAGAGAGAAGAGGAGTGGTTAAACAAAAAGATGACGAGAGGAGGACACAGGATAAAAAGTCCTCCTGTCAAcacattaaaacttaaaatacatCACTATTATTATGCCTAAATAATGGAGTCTGATGTGATCTGTATGTACGTACAGGTAACCATTTGCCGATGTCTCCAGTGTGGAGCCAGCCATCTGCATCCAGCGTCTCGGCAGTCCTCTCCGGATCTTTGAGGTAGCCCTTAAACACATTTGGTCCTTTCACACAAACCTGGATGGGAGATTAGAAAAGTGGACAAAGTTAAAGGAAGTGGAGGTGAAATATATGCACTGTATCTCCTGTACAAACACTAACACATGTTTGTAAAAGTAGGAAAAAGTAATGCCTTTTTTATTCttataataatgtatatatgtatattaaacTTTTTTCCATTATAAAATGCATTGAAAAAGCTTAGAGGAATTATTTTTCTCAATAGTGTTAAggtttctttttgtgtgtttgcatataaaCAAACCTTTCTGCTTTAGTAACAAATTTacagtgttgttgctgttttacaCATCTCATATCTGACCTTGTTTCTTTATCTTGGCATTTTAAGATATTCAAAGCCAGGTGGCATTGTAAAACTTGTAATGAGCTCAGAGTTACCTTTCTAAACATGCGCATGCATAGTCAGACTATGCATGTATATACAGCATGTTTCTTTCACATTCATGTTGCTTACCTCTCCCTCCCCCTTAGAGGCAAAGTAGTTCTTCTCAGGAACATCCACCAGTCTGATGAGGTTACATGGCAGCGGGGCCCCGACATGACCTGTGagtcaaaacaagaaaaatcatTAGAAACTCATCAAAATAACTTCTTCAAACCTCATATTTTTCATAggacagataaataaataaaatatcagaactGAGCAGCAGGGGGTGATGTGAGACTACATTTTGATATCAGATAACACTGATGAGTGTTATCTAACAGTCTTTTAATTACTGCCTCTGCGGAAAGTAGCACAACAGGCTGAGGCACTATTTACTGCCTGATATgcaaatatacaatatgtaatGTGCCATTTCACTCCCAGTGTTTGTTTCACCTCAAACATATGAATTCAAAGGCCAAGGAAACTAATTTCATTTACATGAGGagctttttacatttacttaagcAGACTTTTACTAcattatgttttcttcttcttcagtcaAACATGAGCAAATGAAAAGTACTTGTACTTGACTACTCTTTTCATGTTTAATGGATGCTTCCAgctgcatttacagtaaatactgtacatttgtttATTCGATTACTGATTCAGACAGAAATTCAGACCtgtgtaaaagaagaaaataaatttggCTGATAAAGACTTAACTGTCTTACAAGCCAAAGTAGCTGCTTAATACTAGataaaaggtcaaaggttatgATTGAGAACTACTGTATATTCCAGATCAACAATTACATTAGTGTTATTTTACAATAAGAATAATCTAATTCTGCATTGTTAGTTTTTCTCAGGGATTTTTACTAAagcagattttactgcaaactAAAGTAATCAGGCTTGTAAAAGACAGGTCAATGAGTTGACCTTATATGCTCGCATGACCTTATATGGGACTAATAACACAGTAATTACACTATGCTAACACTAAAAGAGCTCTTACACACATTACGAAACCCTTATCACTGAAACCGTCCGGCTGTGCAAAAGTGACCTATATATGCGTTGTATCTCAGTATGTCTGATCAATATCTTGAGTTTCAAGATAACAATCATGACTCAtcatctccacctccacctgtgCTCCAGGAACTAAGTagatttatttactgaatttaaaaataGATCAAAGTGCTCATTGTAGTTCACCCATTGACCATTGACCTTatttaatacaaaaacacatgttgTTGAAACTCTGTCTTCACAGTGTAAACAAATGTATCTGGTTCACCAGCCTCCCTGGAGCAGCACTGAGCTGTGTGGTGATTTTGGTGTAGTGTTATTTCGTATTATGTGTTCAGTGATATTCATGCATGACCAGACTCAGTCACAGTGAGCTTATTATAAGCTGGACTGCAACTACGTAGATGCACATggacaaaaaatgtgaaaaatcttCTCTTCTGTATGTGTTGGTTGATTAGCTTTCTCTGGAATAAACAGGGCACCATGTTGGAATACATCTTCCCAGCATCTGGTTGCCATGATACCAGCCTGCCACAACATTTCCCTCACCCTCTTACCCCCATTATAAAATGACCTTTTACTACGAAAAAGGTCATTTTACAATGTAATATTGACCTCTCCGTCACAATGATGAATTGGGCTCCCAAACTACTTAACGCTTGACAAGGTTTCTGATTGTATCAAATAGAAACCACAAGAATTATAAAAATGTGGAATTTCTGTATGAActtaaattttttaaaacactttttggAACTTTTtgaagaaacatttcaaaacttATTATGTAGACCTTTAAATAATcaccatttttttgtgtgtgtcaggtcCTGTGCATTGCAGTTCACATTATGTATACTTTATTTAGATTGTTTAAAGTAGATGTTACTCCCTAATAGGTCAATGAGGGGTAGTTTATGTGTTACAAGGtatctttaataataattataattaacatTTCTAAAAGTTATACTGAccttcaaaaaaacaacacattatcTTCAGAATATACAACTGAAATAAGAAACAGCTGTAAGGTATTCAAATGCaacagtttattttagtttaactGTGGCCATAAATCTATACTTTTATGACTGTCTTCAGAGGAAGACATACTAAATCAGACAACACAGCCTGATTCATTGACAGCAATAAGTCTACATAATTATATATAGCTTACATGGAAAATTACCATCAAAGCCAAGAGGTTTAACACAACAGTGCGGTTCACTAGAGGGAAAATATAGACAGGGAGCTACTTGTTTTTGTACACGCATGCTCACCTTGGCATTCACctacaaaataattttaactGTTAATAATGTTGCCTAACAGCTCTTTCTTCTCTGCCTGTCTCATCTTTTCAAGcctctcccttttttccccttctcgatatactgtatatatgacaGCATCAgcctcactctctctgctgaGTTTTTCCGATCTGTAAAACATTTACTTGGAGCAGAGCTGATAAGGCCTGAGAGACTGCCTGAGCAGACACATCATCATCCTAACAGCTGTGACCCTCATGATGCAGTGCACAGTCACAATTTTGAACTGATCATACGCAAGTTTATGAGGTAAAAAGAAGCATGGCTAACCTGATTCTGCATCTTGATAACTGTCGTGAGAACAATTATCAAGGTTACAAACCCAGTGACCTCAATTAGAATATTCCAACGTAGGAGTTGTTTATTCCTTAAAATATGACTCAACCTCATCATCTCTAGACCTTTGAACTGAGCTTACAGTCAAGTAAACATGTTCAGTAAGTCTGACAGAGATAAGAAAGAGCTGACTTTCTTTTCTAGGCTTGTTGCATTAAAACTTTCTCACCTGGGGTCCAGTCTCCAGGTGTGGTGAAGGTGCAGCCAGCTGTGCATTCTGTCTGGCCGTACGCCTCGTAAACCTACGCAGACACAGacaatgaggagagagagagtagagCATTAAGTGCAACTACTTAATGTATTTGTGGGTGTATATGTGTATCTGTGCATGTTCTGACTGATATGTAcctatctttgtgaggactcATTTGAGTTTTAGATTTTTAGGTGAATTCGTCTCGTTATTATTTCTTCAAAGGGCTATTTGATAGTTCAGACATTTAGGGCAAAAGTTAGAACTAAGGTTAGAGTAAGGGTTTGGGTAGTTGTGAGGTTAGTGTTAGTGCTTAGAGAGTCTCCACAAATATAGAATTATAaacatgcagtgtgtgtgtgtgtgtgtgtgtgcgtgcgtgtgtgtgtttgtgacctGGCATCCCAGAGCTGCTCTGAGGAATCCCAGGACATTGGGCGAGGTAGGAGCCGCTCCTGTTATAATCATCCTCAGTCTTCCTCCAAGGCTGGCCTGTACAAACACATCATTAATACAAGGGGGGCGcagttattttctgtttttctcaaaaagcaaaaaatgctCCAGGAATTTCTTAGTGTTCTAGGAATTTCTTTATTTGGCAATATGATGAAGatctgataataataataaaaaaagcttGAAAATTCTATGAGCTGTTCTCATCACAACTGACaccttttactgtaaatgacatTAAACAAGGTTGTCTTGCAGGTTGTGTGGAAATACAAAGTCCAGgtgaaaatctgtttaaaacattcggctcctttaaaaaaaagttatttttaaatgcaaacaaaatcaGAGAGTCCTTTCAAACAGGTGTTGTGACATAAAATCACGCTTGGAGTGCAAGGGTGGAATTCATCATTTACCTtaaatttgtctctgaaataTTTCAAGTGAAACTCTAACAAATACACAGAACCTGATGAAATTAGCAGTGGAGGTGTATCAGCATACAGGAGGTTCTGCTGTGGTGATGCTGTTGCAGGATGTCAAACGCTATTTACCTGAATCTTACTGAAGAAGATTTTGTCCCAGATACTGTCACTGCGAATGATCCCGCTGCTGACCTCAGCACCTTTTCTCTTGGCGGCAAAGTTGAGCAGCCAACGCTTCAATGGGCTGTTAGCCTGGCTGAAGATCTGCAgaggagacaaagacaaaacacacattatttcGTTGGGGACAGTCCCCTCTCTTTCCACctgctgaaaacactgaaatctaTTTCACTTCATTGCCAGTACATTAAGAAGTAGGCAACACTACTCTCATTTCAAGAACACAACTTTAATGTCTCCTTTTACATTATTCTTCATTACAACTCTCTCATGCACTACTGAAATGCATACCGCAACTTCACTCTATCCTTAAAACCACAACTACAGTATTGAAAAAGACTTCACATGACTCATaaagtagtagcagtagtaaaCAATTTCATTTGATTATCAAACCACAAATGCCTGTCAAAGTGGGTGAGTTTCACAAACAGTGCCAGTTTTTAAAGCTGGCATTTTGTTTCTGAAATACATGAGCTGaaccaaacaaactgaaatgcGCCATCATCTGCAGAGCAAGCAAACAGCAGTTTCTTTGAAAGCCTTTCCTGTGCTATCTGTTCATCTCACCTTGTCATACATGCGGTTGAGCAGTCGAGGCACCACAGGGAAAATGGTCGGCCGCAGGGCCTTCATGTCATCGGGGAGGAGACGGATATCGCCCTGATAAAACCCGATCCGTCCGCCATGGCAGTACACCACAGactgcaaaaacagacaaatagtGAACTTACAGCTATTAtctatctgctttattttacagacaaaattcTAACACTGACAGGGTGAAATTTTTCGAGTTTTTAGGTATTTAGTAATACAAATCAAGTGACATTATTACTAAAAATGATGGAAATTGATGGAAATAACCTTTATTCATATTGCGCTTTTCAAAACAATAGTTCAAACTCcattagagagaaaaaaacccttTATATTTATGAAATACTGGTGGATACTTTGTGCTGAGTGGACATATTAGTATTATGATAagtaatactactaatactagtAATAAGAGATACATGTACATCGCAAATGGGTTAATTACTTATAAATTTACAAGCACTTTTTGGGCATTCATGTAAAATCACCACTTGTAATGAAGGGTTCTCATTCCCACACTCTACTGTCAAGTCTCATGTCACTGAACAAAATGAGGAACTTCACTGTTTGCATGTGAAGTTTCAGTATCACTGTTTTACATTGTGATGTATTAGAAAATGCTGTCTTTGTCAATTATGTCAATGATTGTTAGAAACAGAGGAGAGCCTCTGCACACAAGGATCTACACACTTTAtgataaataaactaaaataaagatTTGTGGAAGCTGTTCTTTGTGTCTTCTCTGCAACTAGAATAATGTTTGAGCCTAAAATGAACTGAGTTGAACTTACAGTAACTGAATTGTTTTGCAACAAAGCATGCTACTGTACAGTATCTGCTGAGACACAGCAGTCTCACAGTATCTGTGAGGAATAAATACCAGTGCTCGTAGAGTATTAACTCAAGTAAGCAGCAGCAGACGTGGCTCAATAGTCAGTAATGATTGACTAATGAGTAGTTAAACTTCTGACTGCTGCTACTCTCACCACCTCAGGAACTTGCACCTGGGGGTGTAAGATAAGAGTGGTGTTGATGACTACATTTTAGCAATGTTGACTCAAATCAACAACCAAcaaatcagacatttttaaaaaatgaatgtgcaATATGCAAATTTTGCTGCAACTTGGAGACCGACTGTCAGGGACATTAATACAAACTGATGGGAACTTGTGAGGGATATACATGCATTTGAATGAGAATTTGCTCAGTTGACCTGACTTTCAAAGTGatttttcccacacacacaaatcaccaGACATCCGATTTGAAGATTGTGACACTTCCACAGACTGAATGTGGACTGAAGGTTAACACAGCACACACCCTTGTGTTGTCATGCGACTGTGACAAAAATGCCGCATATGTGGACCTCTTCCTGTTTCTGAAGTCGGCTGAGGACACAATGAAGCAGAGGATCTGCCCTCTTTTTCCCCTTTGACGGAGACATCACCGGAATCAGATATGCAATGTTATGTTGGTGTGTGAAACTCTTGAACTTGCTTCTATTATGTGATCTGATGTGCTGCCTTCTGGTTGAGTTAGGTGGTTTCCTGTGTCTGACTCTCACGCCACTTATGGCGTTGTCTGTTGCAGGCAAACAAACCCGGCTGGTTCAACCTGATGCAACCCGATTGGCTGCGTGATATGCAGGCTCTTGATATGCACAAACATTCATACACATCTACACACTAAATAATTCACTTAATGAAACAATCATACCCGAGATTTCTGCAGTATTTAAAACATTAAGCGGGGCTTAAGCTCATTTAAGGAAACAAAAAATGCAGCCTTAGCACATCCTCTTTCAGCTGTTTAATGTTTGATGTGAGGTTTTATAATAGATCTTGAATGCATGCTGAAAAGCAGTCCGGCAAGATCCACAACCCCTTGATTGACAAAGTTTGATTCCATAGATTTTCCATTCTCCATTTTCAGTGAGAGCAACTTCTGCTTTGTGCCAATTTGTCTCTCTCTGAGGTCTTCAGGATAACTGTTGTATTTGCTGTCAACATCTAGTCAAAACTTGGCATGAAACTAAAACCCCACTGTGAAAAACTGAAGCTAAAGAGTTACCACTGTGAGAGAATTTGtgtcagaggaaaacattttagtttttatatttgGTTCTGTTTTTGAAACATCAAATCCCAAACATAAATGAAACCTTTCTctccaaaatggaaaaaaaggacTCATGCATTCATTTGTTCTCAGCAAGAGGGAGAAACAGCCAATGTGTCTGGGTGTGATGATAGagagcaaacacaaaacaggaaacatgagTGGGTGCACTGTAGGGTCGTTAACAGCAGTGGTTAAATCAGCAGGTTTATGAGATTGAGTTTTGCTGTGGATGTGCTATTGTACAGTAAGCTGCAGTTTTGACAGGTGACAGAGAAGACATGAACACCAAGGGTccctaaaataaaatgatgcaacTGTTACTGTTTCTTTGTGAATATCACTGCGTATGTTTATATGCAACCAAATTGCTGTGGGTAATGTATCCTGATATCTTACACATCACATAAAAGGTAACCCCGCTTTCTGTAATCGTGGAGAGTGATCAAGAGAGACCCGGTTAACACAGCTCCATTTCTGGTAAGGAAACCTGATTTCTTCAGTATGTTAAGACTTAATCTGATTGTATTTTTACAGGGGAGCATGTGCATGAAAAAGGGAAAGTATCCCTGCCCTGTTGCAGCAGTACTATTGGATAAATTGAATTACTCATAACTTTGCCTCATTGTAACCACAAAGTTCAATCCCAATTCTGACTAAGACTGAAACTGAAGCTATTTTCCACAGTTGAACAGTAGACGCTTTGTAAAATCCAGATGCTATAAAGACAAATGGCTCTCATGCTGTGTCTGTCAGTCATATGTtcgagcaaaaacagagctctTTGGGTTGACGTGTCAGCACGAATACACATAAATATGCCAGATTTGGCTCAAAAATATGATCGGAGGTATGGTAGAGGAGAAGCTTGATTAGTGACCGGCTTCAGGTAAACACTGGTTTTACAGTAAATGGCTTCTTGCAGTGCATGTAGGTGTGTTCTCAgatttcctgtcctgatctGCTTTCTCTCAATAGCCTGGTTTCTTGCGCACGCAGATTAAGAGTTCTCagacatgtgcatgtgtgtgcttcaGTTGATTAGGAAATGATGCAACATGCTGACACAGTTGGACAGTAAAActaaagagagaggaaaagcaaGAGCAAAgagtctctcactctcttcctctctttcttgtACCCACACACTAAACAATCCCAAATTAACGCCCACAATCACAATCATAGCCTCTTTCACAAATCCTTCCTCCACCCCCTTCATCCTCCGCACATTTCAACAATCTCATAAACACATTACATCTCATTCCTGTGGTCATAGATCTGATTTCATCCCATTTACCTCGATGAGTCTCTCAAACATGTGAGCCAGTGGCAGGAAGGAGATGAGGCAGTCATCTTGGTTGGGGAAAATGACTTTCTGCaggagacagagggaaggaAACAATCAGATGACCTTAAAAATTATCCTGCAACACGGAGAGATAAGGGTTAAAAGGAAGAGCATCTGGGTGGTGGGTGGGGAgctgggggggtggggaggtggggaggtggggtggggtggggcgGTTATGAAAAGCTTCCAGAGTGTAGGACAAAGGAGGAAAGGGTCACTCACGTCTGTGACTTTGAGGAAGCCTGAGAAATCTGCCACCACGTTCCCATGGGTGAGCATGACTCCCTTAGGGTTTCCTGTGtaagcagacagaaaaaaacacaccaacatcaCAGAGGTGAAATACTCCTCTCTTACCCACAGATCAGTCATCCAaaaggggaga
Proteins encoded in this region:
- the acsl6 gene encoding long-chain-fatty-acid--CoA ligase 6, translating into MLAFVLVSGSLWIILELSSTLMEKMQAQEMMSGLRIPEMDELGQFFRSLPTSTLVGIGALTAVLAYWLATRPRPVKPPCSLLHQSEEVPHEDGGRRSMMGDSSKLLTHYHDDAKTMYEVFQRGLHISGDGPCLGSRLPNQPYKWMSYKEVTSRAEYLGSGLLHQGCQPNPNQFIGVFAQNRPEWIISELACYTYSMVVVPLYDTLGPDAIRFIINTADISTVICDKVEKAQVLLGNVEQKETLGLRRIILMDAFDSALMEQGKGCGVHIQAMQEVEALGREHYRKPIPPAPEDLSIVCFTSGTTGNPKGVMLTHGNVVADFSGFLKVTDKVIFPNQDDCLISFLPLAHMFERLIESVVYCHGGRIGFYQGDIRLLPDDMKALRPTIFPVVPRLLNRMYDKIFSQANSPLKRWLLNFAAKRKGAEVSSGIIRSDSIWDKIFFSKIQASLGGRLRMIITGAAPTSPNVLGFLRAALGCQVYEAYGQTECTAGCTFTTPGDWTPGHVGAPLPCNLIRLVDVPEKNYFASKGEGEVCVKGPNVFKGYLKDPERTAETLDADGWLHTGDIGKWLPNGTLKIIDRKKHIFKLAQGEYISPEKIENIYIRSEPVAQLYVHGDSLQSCLVGIVVPDPEVMPEWAKKKGILGTYKDLCKNTVLKKAILEDLVRLGKASCLHSFEQVKNIYIHNEMFSIENGLLTPTLKAKRPELKEFFKDKIDQLYSSISM